Proteins encoded in a region of the Mucilaginibacter sabulilitoris genome:
- a CDS encoding solute:sodium symporter family transporter yields the protein MNWLVIASFLFFIGILSFASWYKLRRNKLKTVNSLFMADRSLSFLLVGGGLLFTNINTATIIGENELSYTHNMSVMAWGITSVLAMLIVSEFLMPLYLKLGIATTPDYLTARYGQGMGKLVSIIFLISYIINLLPSVLYSGAVAFNGLFHFSEILKTDYWTIIWILIWVMGTIGCLYAILGGMRAIAISDTLLGLGIFAGGLLLPIFALRYLGNGSILLGLHTVLNVHTQHLNSIGSSSDPIPFSTLFTGMLLVNLYYWGTEQYIVQQVLASKDLKNSQKGIAVACFGKLISPLLLNVPGLIAVHIFTNMHNPTEVFPKLDSLVSPPFIAGYIAAIIFGAALTTFNAGLNSSGTLFVLNIYKPWQEKHSRQVSEKQLIKTAKKFEIIVCLAAMFIAPFIIFVKNGFYTYVQIVNGFFNVPIFTIMFIGFMTKKVPALAAKVGLAFFIITYGLTQLVFDLHIHFLHILAILFVVTCGIMLVIGKLYPMPVPYQQKLNNLVNIEPWKNRHLYSGILLVLMILMFILFSPLILAK from the coding sequence ATGAATTGGCTGGTGATTGCAAGTTTCCTGTTTTTTATCGGTATCCTGTCGTTTGCTTCCTGGTATAAATTACGACGAAATAAGCTCAAGACTGTTAATAGCCTTTTTATGGCCGACAGGAGTCTGAGCTTTTTACTGGTTGGCGGTGGCTTGTTATTTACCAATATCAATACCGCGACCATAATAGGGGAAAACGAGCTTTCTTATACCCATAACATGTCGGTGATGGCCTGGGGTATAACCTCCGTATTAGCTATGCTGATAGTGTCTGAGTTTTTGATGCCATTATATCTCAAATTGGGCATAGCTACCACACCAGATTATCTCACTGCACGTTATGGTCAGGGGATGGGAAAGCTTGTATCTATCATCTTCCTCATTAGTTATATTATTAATTTATTACCATCAGTGCTGTACAGCGGGGCAGTAGCCTTCAATGGTTTATTTCATTTTTCAGAAATTTTAAAAACGGATTACTGGACAATCATCTGGATACTGATCTGGGTTATGGGTACAATTGGCTGCTTGTACGCCATACTTGGTGGTATGCGAGCTATCGCAATTTCAGATACTCTGCTTGGTCTTGGCATTTTTGCCGGCGGGCTGTTGTTGCCCATATTCGCGCTCAGATATCTTGGGAATGGCAGCATATTGCTGGGCCTGCATACTGTGCTGAATGTACATACACAACATTTAAACAGTATCGGTTCATCTTCAGATCCTATTCCTTTTAGCACCTTGTTTACAGGTATGTTACTCGTAAACCTTTACTATTGGGGCACCGAACAATATATTGTTCAGCAAGTACTGGCATCAAAGGATCTGAAAAATAGCCAGAAAGGCATTGCCGTGGCCTGTTTTGGCAAGCTCATTTCTCCGTTACTTTTAAATGTTCCTGGCTTAATTGCAGTGCATATTTTTACCAACATGCATAACCCAACAGAGGTATTCCCGAAACTGGACAGCCTGGTTTCGCCGCCTTTTATAGCCGGGTATATTGCCGCCATTATTTTCGGCGCGGCCTTAACCACTTTCAATGCTGGTCTTAACAGTTCAGGTACATTGTTTGTATTGAACATTTATAAACCCTGGCAGGAAAAACATTCCAGGCAGGTGTCAGAGAAACAATTGATCAAAACGGCCAAGAAGTTTGAGATTATTGTTTGCCTGGCGGCTATGTTTATTGCACCCTTTATCATATTTGTAAAAAATGGCTTTTATACTTATGTACAAATAGTTAACGGCTTTTTTAACGTGCCCATTTTTACTATTATGTTCATTGGGTTTATGACCAAAAAGGTTCCGGCGCTTGCAGCAAAGGTTGGTCTGGCTTTTTTTATTATTACTTATGGCCTTACCCAGTTGGTATTTGATCTGCATATCCATTTTCTGCATATCCTGGCCATTTTGTTTGTGGTAACCTGTGGTATTATGCTCGTTATTGGTAAATTATATCCTATGCCGGTTCCTTATCAGCAAAAATTGAACAACCTGGTAAATATTGAACCCTGGAAAAACCGGCACCTATACAGCGGAATCCTGCTTGTGTTAATGATATTGATGTTTATTTTGTTTTCACCATTAATTCTTGCAAAATAA
- a CDS encoding winged helix-turn-helix domain-containing protein has protein sequence MDKIIQEIKKLTDVPSYSKHDRFVQGMINAINEKIIVQDEMLPSVNKLIKELGFSRETIMKGYKDLISRGIVESKNRLGYFVGNGNTEQTLNVALLMYNLDTFEEQFYRNFRHTLGSNIHLSTYFHHGDIEIFETILTQIKAKYGMYVIAPIPHPKTKELLDIIPRNKLLMFDRFEPLDGDFNHITQEFGQSSYEVFSKLAPQIRQFKEMVFYHSPDSLDPKEIVQSFKKFLKDFNIKGRVEREYIPGSVEKGKVYFTLDNFALWQIMRDCNSQKLKPGKDLGVLSHNDEPAKEIIGITTFSADFSNMGKMAGLAVLNKEKIQLTVPMILFERSTL, from the coding sequence ATGGATAAAATTATTCAAGAAATAAAAAAACTGACAGACGTGCCTTCCTATTCAAAGCACGACAGGTTTGTTCAGGGTATGATCAATGCCATTAACGAAAAGATAATTGTGCAGGATGAAATGCTGCCATCGGTGAACAAACTGATCAAGGAACTTGGTTTTTCAAGGGAAACTATAATGAAAGGCTATAAAGACCTTATCAGTCGCGGTATTGTTGAATCGAAGAACCGCCTTGGATATTTTGTTGGCAACGGCAATACAGAGCAAACCCTTAATGTAGCGTTGCTTATGTATAACCTCGATACATTTGAGGAACAGTTTTACCGTAATTTTCGCCATACGTTGGGTTCCAATATTCATTTAAGTACATATTTTCATCATGGTGATATTGAAATATTTGAAACCATCCTCACGCAAATAAAGGCTAAGTATGGCATGTATGTTATTGCACCTATCCCTCATCCAAAAACGAAGGAGCTGTTAGATATTATTCCGCGCAATAAGCTGTTAATGTTTGACCGCTTTGAACCGCTTGATGGAGATTTTAACCACATAACACAGGAGTTCGGGCAATCTTCATACGAGGTTTTTTCAAAGCTGGCACCGCAAATAAGACAGTTTAAGGAGATGGTATTTTATCACTCTCCCGATTCGTTAGACCCGAAGGAAATTGTGCAATCCTTTAAAAAATTCCTGAAAGACTTTAACATAAAAGGCCGCGTGGAACGTGAATACATACCAGGATCTGTAGAAAAGGGGAAGGTTTATTTTACGCTGGACAACTTTGCACTTTGGCAGATCATGCGCGATTGCAACAGCCAAAAATTAAAGCCAGGAAAGGATTTAGGTGTACTTTCACACAATGACGAACCTGCAAAGGAAATTATCGGTATAACCACTTTTTCGGCAGATTTTTCTAACATGGGTAAAATGGCCGGGCTTGCTGTGCTTAATAAAGAAAAAATACAGCTAACGGTTCCTATGATCTTGTTTGAAAGAAGCACACTTTAA
- a CDS encoding RagB/SusD family nutrient uptake outer membrane protein: MKNLFIILIIAGTLASAGCKKDFLDRAPLDSYTNAVLWKSPNDVLAALNGCYSKWGGSNNGYYGVFADNNSDNTFDQFPWENWLALSAGIATPTNTGYSKWNYSTIQTCNWFLDNVGTTNMDATLKARVIGEARFLRAYEYFTLSQLYGSVPLVEHNLTTEEANKVTQTSKADMVTYILKELTAIAPDLPVSYTGSDIGRITRGAAIALKARIELFNQMYPECIADCQKLMAPPFSYAIYPKYVDLFRQPFADNQEVILDVQFKASDNNFGWARNMTINSLGGYNSIAPTQSLVDAYETTNGKTIDDPASGYNPTQPYQNRDPRFAATVFYPGSQYSSKLPYGFYYDPISASPKTLDHWGDNNCSPSAYGLRKYTPVIADFPNMDQVGMNVILIRYAEIKLMDAEAKIESNKIDATVYDDINAVRRRSDVNMPVVDQSKYNDQSSLRTLLRRERRVELAVEGLRWFDIQRWKIGEQVMNGQVTGSLLGTVNQANGAVTLTPGTTIKVGAPRVFDPAKNYLWPIPQSEMDLNKNLKQNPKY; encoded by the coding sequence ATGAAAAATCTATTCATAATCTTAATTATTGCAGGCACGCTGGCATCGGCGGGCTGCAAAAAGGATTTCCTCGACAGGGCTCCTTTAGATTCTTATACAAATGCTGTGCTCTGGAAATCACCTAATGACGTACTTGCTGCGCTCAACGGCTGCTATTCCAAATGGGGTGGGAGCAATAATGGCTACTACGGAGTTTTTGCCGATAATAATTCCGATAACACATTTGATCAATTCCCGTGGGAAAACTGGCTGGCCCTCTCGGCAGGTATAGCCACACCAACCAATACCGGGTATTCCAAATGGAACTACAGCACTATACAAACCTGTAACTGGTTTTTGGATAATGTGGGCACAACCAATATGGATGCCACACTTAAAGCACGGGTAATAGGCGAAGCTCGGTTTTTAAGGGCCTATGAGTATTTTACACTAAGTCAGCTATACGGATCGGTTCCGCTGGTAGAGCATAACCTGACCACGGAAGAAGCAAATAAAGTAACGCAAACTTCAAAAGCTGATATGGTTACGTATATATTAAAAGAGCTTACCGCCATTGCACCTGATCTGCCCGTAAGTTATACCGGCTCAGATATCGGGCGTATTACCCGTGGCGCTGCCATTGCTTTAAAAGCCAGGATAGAATTGTTTAACCAAATGTACCCGGAGTGTATAGCCGACTGTCAGAAACTGATGGCGCCGCCGTTTAGCTATGCGATATATCCAAAGTATGTCGATCTATTCCGTCAGCCTTTTGCCGACAACCAGGAAGTGATACTCGATGTTCAGTTTAAAGCAAGCGATAATAATTTTGGATGGGCCAGAAATATGACCATTAATTCATTGGGTGGTTACAATTCAATTGCACCTACCCAAAGCCTTGTAGATGCTTATGAAACAACCAATGGTAAAACAATTGATGATCCTGCATCGGGTTATAACCCAACTCAGCCTTATCAAAACCGGGACCCGCGGTTTGCTGCAACCGTATTTTATCCCGGTTCACAATACAGTAGTAAATTGCCTTATGGCTTTTATTATGATCCAATTTCAGCCAGCCCGAAAACCTTAGATCATTGGGGCGATAACAATTGCAGTCCATCGGCTTACGGCTTGCGTAAATATACACCTGTAATTGCCGACTTCCCGAACATGGATCAGGTAGGTATGAATGTGATCTTGATACGCTATGCGGAAATAAAATTAATGGATGCAGAAGCTAAAATTGAAAGCAATAAAATAGATGCTACGGTATATGATGATATCAATGCCGTAAGGAGGCGGTCTGACGTAAACATGCCCGTTGTTGATCAGTCAAAGTACAATGATCAGTCAAGCCTCCGTACTTTGTTACGGAGAGAAAGAAGGGTAGAGCTGGCAGTGGAAGGTCTTCGCTGGTTTGATATACAACGCTGGAAGATTGGCGAACAGGTGATGAATGGCCAGGTAACAGGCAGCTTGCTTGGTACTGTTAATCAGGCAAATGGTGCGGTTACGCTAACCCCAGGAACAACCATTAAAGTTGGGGCGCCACGTGTATTTGACCCGGCGAAAAACTATTTATGGCCAATCCCTCAGAGTGAAATGGACCTGAATAAGAACCTGAAACAGAATCCTAAATATTGA
- a CDS encoding SusC/RagA family TonB-linked outer membrane protein, translated as MKRKVPPKNLCLLMLCGILLLVAQQAFSQQQKNISGHVKDEQGLPMPAVSVHLTGTTLGTMTDVNGFYKINVSENATLEFSFIGYGKKTVKVTGSWDGNVIMLMDKKARDLNEVVVVAYGTQKKANLTGSVSAIGTKELQDRPVTNLNDALQGTMAGVTVTTTGGQPGSSGDINIRGLGTLNNSSPMVVVDGIIGSLSDVNPNDVQSVSVLKDAASAAIYGSRAANGVILVTTKRGKSGRMQINYNGYAGKQKATNLPDFLPSWQAATLYNQALTNEGQTPYWTDNDITLFKNQTDPDTHPNTDWQGFLYKGSGFQQNHAVNISGGDDKTQYAFSLGYFQQDGIIQKSNFKRYSTRMNLNSAITKNFSVNANLSFLYAPTTAPDGLGGGDIGGIIGTTAAMNSTVVNQYKNGVYNYLSFGNPISWLNSPGYNNNQSTLFTGNVGVDWELIKGLHFKPSFSYRYNTNPAQEFKSADTYYDPKNPILPLTTISQSSIANANVINSYYNLQGLLEYDRHFGKHSIDVLAGASQELTNYQYLYAYRQNFLNSSLSQINAAPSLGQQNGGTASQLALLSYFGRARYSYDDKYLLEANLRDDGSSRFTNGQRWGVYPSFSAGWNISKESFFGSLSNAIPMLKLRASWGKLGNQTLINTNTGNQTLFSSSGLNIVSPYPAISVITSGQNYSFNQTLAPGIALNNGANPFITWEKTTTTDVGMDMELLNSSLSFTADYFVKNTNDILLQLPAGSVYGFTTPYQNAGAVRNSGWELAAAYRNKIGNVSYNIAVNASFITNKFTDLAGTESISSGRVLGNPIRAFYGYEAEGIFQTQQQVNDHAKQSGGVIAPGDLMYKDISGPDGKPDGVIDGNDRVYLGTPFPKTTFGFTLGAGWKGFSVSGFFQGALGVKNYVQGFELGSLQQANIGNPTSALLDAWTPENTSATFPRLWSTYTQNNPQSFVSSFWVRNASYLRLKNLLVSYTLPAKSLEKLGVKGVRIYYSGQNIFTLTSFYKWVDPETNTGNNAYGSYPQLKTNTLGVEVTF; from the coding sequence ATGAAAAGAAAAGTACCCCCTAAAAACTTGTGCTTATTGATGCTGTGCGGCATACTGCTGCTGGTTGCTCAACAAGCTTTTTCCCAACAACAAAAAAACATTTCGGGTCACGTAAAAGATGAACAGGGTTTGCCCATGCCCGCTGTTAGTGTCCATCTTACAGGTACCACCCTGGGAACAATGACCGATGTCAACGGATTTTACAAAATCAATGTATCGGAAAACGCTACGCTGGAGTTTTCCTTTATTGGCTATGGGAAAAAAACAGTAAAAGTTACCGGCAGTTGGGACGGAAATGTGATAATGCTAATGGATAAAAAGGCCAGAGACCTGAACGAAGTAGTAGTAGTAGCCTATGGTACTCAAAAAAAGGCAAACCTTACGGGCTCGGTATCAGCTATTGGAACAAAAGAACTTCAGGACCGCCCGGTTACCAACCTTAACGATGCCTTACAAGGCACCATGGCCGGGGTTACCGTTACCACTACAGGAGGGCAACCTGGCTCATCCGGCGATATTAATATCCGCGGCCTTGGTACATTGAATAACAGCAGCCCCATGGTTGTGGTTGATGGTATTATCGGTAGTTTGTCTGATGTAAACCCAAATGATGTACAATCGGTTTCCGTGTTGAAAGATGCGGCTTCGGCAGCGATATATGGATCCAGGGCTGCCAACGGGGTGATATTGGTTACCACAAAGCGCGGTAAAAGCGGCAGGATGCAGATTAATTATAACGGCTACGCGGGCAAGCAAAAGGCCACTAATCTGCCCGATTTTTTACCCTCCTGGCAGGCTGCCACCTTGTATAATCAGGCTTTGACCAACGAGGGGCAAACTCCATACTGGACAGACAACGATATCACGTTATTTAAAAACCAAACCGACCCCGATACACATCCCAATACCGACTGGCAGGGCTTTCTTTATAAAGGGAGCGGTTTTCAGCAAAACCATGCGGTTAATATCAGTGGGGGAGATGATAAAACCCAATACGCTTTTTCCCTGGGTTATTTTCAGCAGGATGGGATTATACAGAAATCAAATTTTAAAAGGTATTCCACCCGCATGAACCTCAACTCAGCCATCACCAAAAACTTTAGCGTGAACGCCAACCTGTCGTTTTTATATGCACCTACAACGGCCCCCGACGGGTTAGGCGGCGGAGATATAGGCGGTATTATTGGTACAACGGCAGCTATGAACAGCACAGTTGTAAATCAATACAAAAATGGCGTTTACAATTATCTTTCTTTTGGTAATCCTATTTCGTGGCTTAACTCACCAGGCTATAATAATAATCAAAGCACTCTTTTTACAGGCAATGTAGGGGTTGATTGGGAGCTGATCAAGGGGCTTCATTTTAAACCATCATTCTCTTACAGGTATAATACTAATCCTGCCCAGGAATTTAAATCTGCCGATACTTATTATGATCCCAAGAACCCCATTTTACCATTAACAACGATTAGCCAAAGTTCAATAGCCAATGCTAATGTTATTAATAGTTACTACAACCTGCAGGGGTTATTAGAATATGACAGGCACTTTGGTAAACACAGCATTGACGTTTTAGCCGGTGCTTCTCAAGAACTTACCAACTATCAGTATCTGTACGCTTACAGGCAAAATTTCCTCAACAGTTCCTTGTCGCAAATAAACGCAGCGCCATCGTTAGGACAACAAAATGGGGGCACTGCCAGCCAATTGGCGTTACTGTCGTATTTCGGTCGCGCCAGATATTCCTATGATGACAAATACTTATTGGAAGCCAACCTGCGCGATGATGGTTCATCCCGGTTTACTAATGGGCAGCGCTGGGGCGTTTATCCGTCTTTTTCTGCCGGCTGGAACATTTCGAAAGAATCATTTTTTGGCTCTTTATCAAATGCCATTCCTATGCTTAAACTGCGGGCTTCCTGGGGTAAGTTAGGTAATCAAACCTTAATAAATACCAATACAGGTAACCAGACATTATTTAGCTCAAGCGGCCTTAATATCGTCAGTCCTTACCCGGCTATTTCGGTTATAACAAGCGGGCAAAATTATTCATTTAACCAAACGCTTGCCCCGGGTATCGCACTAAATAATGGTGCCAATCCATTTATTACCTGGGAAAAAACAACCACTACTGATGTGGGTATGGATATGGAACTCTTGAATAGCAGTTTGAGTTTCACAGCCGACTATTTTGTAAAAAACACCAACGATATATTATTGCAATTGCCCGCCGGTAGTGTTTATGGCTTTACAACGCCTTATCAAAATGCGGGCGCGGTACGTAACTCGGGCTGGGAACTGGCAGCAGCCTACAGAAACAAAATTGGCAATGTATCCTACAATATTGCTGTTAACGCCTCATTCATCACCAATAAGTTTACTGACCTTGCGGGTACCGAATCTATTTCCAGCGGACGGGTGTTAGGTAACCCTATCCGGGCATTTTACGGATACGAAGCTGAAGGCATCTTCCAAACACAACAACAAGTAAATGATCATGCCAAACAAAGCGGTGGTGTTATTGCTCCCGGCGACCTGATGTACAAAGACATCAGCGGTCCGGATGGTAAACCCGATGGTGTTATTGATGGTAACGACCGCGTATATCTGGGAACGCCTTTCCCAAAAACCACGTTTGGTTTTACACTTGGCGCAGGTTGGAAAGGGTTCAGCGTGAGCGGCTTTTTCCAGGGAGCATTAGGGGTGAAGAACTACGTTCAGGGTTTTGAACTGGGCTCATTGCAGCAGGCTAATATCGGTAACCCTACCTCAGCATTGCTTGATGCCTGGACGCCTGAAAACACCTCGGCTACTTTCCCGCGTTTGTGGTCAACCTACACGCAAAATAACCCTCAAAGTTTTGTATCATCTTTTTGGGTAAGAAATGCATCTTATTTAAGATTAAAGAATTTATTAGTGAGCTATACCCTGCCCGCCAAGTCGCTCGAAAAACTGGGTGTAAAAGGTGTCAGGATCTATTATAGCGGGCAAAATATTTTCACCCTTACCAGCTTTTACAAATGGGTAGACCCTGAAACAAATACAGGGAACAATGCTTACGGCTCGTACCCGCAGCTCAAAACAAATACCCTTGGTGTTGAGGTAACATTTTAA
- a CDS encoding SDR family oxidoreductase, with the protein MKNNALAGKTIVITGASSGVGRAAALEFAPYDVKLVLAARNEVALDELAGECGVLGSDALVVVTDVTDPKALINLVNAANDWQGKIDVWINNAGVLAAGEFDKTPIEVHAQVIETNMLGYINGTHAVMPVFKKQQKGILINNISIGGFLPVPYGAGYTASKFGLRGFSEAIKAELSSWPDIHICDLFPAFLDTPGIVHAANYTEKALKPAPPVYDPRRVARAMVKITLNPRSNTYVGSASSLLKLSHNLFPQLTAKITGSVMRRYFKSADPMVSTNGNLFNTVNYGMSAIGSFGRPGKPGAHHKYLALGVLAGLAAGVYLLNSKK; encoded by the coding sequence ATGAAGAATAATGCATTAGCAGGTAAAACAATTGTGATTACCGGCGCATCAAGTGGTGTAGGGCGTGCAGCGGCTTTAGAGTTTGCTCCTTATGATGTGAAATTGGTATTGGCCGCGCGAAATGAAGTAGCTTTGGATGAACTGGCTGGAGAGTGTGGTGTTTTAGGTTCAGATGCATTGGTAGTTGTTACCGATGTAACCGACCCAAAAGCATTAATTAATTTGGTTAATGCCGCTAATGACTGGCAAGGTAAAATTGACGTATGGATAAATAATGCTGGTGTACTTGCAGCGGGTGAATTTGATAAAACACCAATAGAGGTTCACGCCCAGGTTATAGAAACAAATATGCTGGGTTATATAAATGGCACCCACGCCGTAATGCCGGTTTTTAAGAAACAACAAAAAGGCATTCTGATCAATAATATATCTATTGGTGGTTTTTTACCGGTACCTTATGGAGCCGGATATACAGCCAGCAAATTTGGATTGCGTGGTTTTTCGGAAGCTATTAAAGCCGAGCTGTCAAGTTGGCCGGATATTCATATCTGCGACCTGTTTCCCGCTTTTCTGGATACGCCAGGCATAGTACATGCGGCCAATTATACAGAGAAAGCGCTAAAGCCTGCTCCACCTGTTTACGATCCACGGCGGGTTGCACGGGCCATGGTAAAAATAACATTGAATCCAAGGTCAAACACTTATGTAGGCAGCGCGTCGTCACTGTTAAAACTATCGCATAATTTATTTCCGCAACTAACTGCAAAAATAACCGGCTCGGTAATGCGCAGGTATTTTAAAAGCGCCGACCCCATGGTTTCTACAAATGGCAATCTTTTTAATACTGTTAATTATGGTATGAGTGCAATTGGTAGTTTCGGGCGACCCGGTAAACCCGGGGCACACCACAAGTATTTGGCATTGGGTGTTTTAGCCGGTCTTGCTGCTGGAGTTTACCTGTTAAACAGTAAAAAGTAA
- a CDS encoding helix-turn-helix domain-containing protein: MRIATTITSCYIGPEISPEQFISEHFFLYLIQGSIVGYDGHRKYMLKANECCIARKNHLARYSKQKDNDGFGKVVIIFDEAFLKTFQQKHNIVTAQPAFDDTFVLLQKNKLLPNYIRSLEPYYNGEGKVDDTFSQLKREELLLILLQTDPQLADILFDFGMPEKIDLEAFMNNNYKFNVSIERFAYLTGRSLSAFKRDFKKIFGDTPSHWLIQKRLREGYFLIQKRGKKPNDIYLELGFEDLSHFSFAFKKQFGITPSSLAQG, encoded by the coding sequence ATGAGAATAGCAACAACCATTACCTCATGCTATATCGGTCCGGAGATTTCACCAGAGCAATTTATCTCGGAGCATTTTTTCCTGTACCTTATCCAGGGCTCTATCGTAGGTTATGACGGCCACCGGAAATACATGCTGAAGGCTAATGAATGTTGTATAGCACGGAAAAACCATTTGGCAAGGTACAGTAAGCAAAAAGACAACGATGGGTTTGGTAAGGTTGTAATCATTTTTGACGAAGCCTTTTTGAAAACGTTTCAACAGAAACATAACATTGTGACCGCCCAACCGGCCTTCGACGACACCTTTGTACTACTACAAAAAAATAAACTGTTGCCAAACTATATCCGTTCGCTTGAGCCATATTATAATGGTGAGGGCAAAGTGGACGATACCTTTTCGCAGCTAAAACGTGAGGAGTTGTTGTTGATATTGCTGCAAACCGATCCGCAACTGGCTGATATCCTATTTGATTTCGGCATGCCTGAAAAAATAGACCTGGAAGCATTTATGAATAACAACTATAAATTTAATGTGAGTATTGAGCGCTTTGCTTATCTCACAGGTCGCAGTCTATCGGCATTTAAGCGCGATTTTAAAAAAATATTTGGTGATACGCCCAGCCATTGGCTTATCCAAAAACGGCTGCGCGAGGGCTATTTTCTGATCCAGAAAAGAGGCAAAAAGCCCAACGATATTTACCTCGAATTAGGCTTCGAGGACTTGTCGCATTTTTCTTTTGCATTCAAAAAACAATTCGGCATTACACCAAGTAGTTTGGCGCAGGGGTAG
- a CDS encoding SDR family oxidoreductase encodes MTDTNKGSVVLVTGGSGFVAGHCILQLLEKGYKVRATLRSLSKKDSVQNMLRTGGINSFENIEFIETDLTADKNWAEAVQGCEYVLHVASPIFLRLPKHEDEMIRPAVDGTIRVLKAARDAGVKRVVITSSFAAVGYSHTDPNTLITEKEWTDHNDKTLSAYLKSKTMAEKAAWDFMAKERGNLELTVINPMAIFGPSLCPELSSGFELLKKMLDGSMKATPKIDLGIVDVRDLANLHLRAMTDPKAKGERFLALSGGVMSLHQIAMLFKEKLGDRAKNVSTKVLPDWLVRIAALFNSQAKAIVPQLGRVRNASNQKAKTMLGWSPRTNEEAVLATAESLFRHNNISSS; translated from the coding sequence ATGACAGATACAAATAAAGGATCAGTTGTTTTGGTAACCGGCGGCTCAGGATTTGTCGCGGGGCATTGTATACTACAGCTTCTTGAAAAGGGCTACAAAGTAAGAGCTACACTCCGTTCACTTAGTAAAAAAGATAGTGTGCAGAATATGTTAAGAACGGGAGGTATCAACTCTTTTGAAAATATAGAATTTATTGAAACCGATTTGACCGCCGATAAGAACTGGGCAGAAGCGGTACAAGGTTGCGAATATGTTTTGCATGTTGCTTCTCCAATTTTTTTACGCCTCCCTAAACACGAAGATGAAATGATACGCCCGGCAGTAGACGGAACAATACGTGTTTTAAAAGCCGCCAGGGATGCTGGTGTAAAGCGCGTGGTAATTACCTCATCGTTCGCGGCGGTAGGTTATAGCCATACCGACCCCAATACGCTGATCACCGAAAAGGAGTGGACCGATCATAATGATAAAACGCTTTCCGCTTATTTGAAATCAAAAACCATGGCCGAAAAGGCAGCATGGGATTTCATGGCAAAAGAAAGGGGTAACCTGGAACTCACGGTCATTAACCCAATGGCTATCTTTGGGCCATCGCTCTGCCCCGAATTATCGAGCGGGTTTGAATTGTTAAAGAAAATGCTTGACGGATCGATGAAAGCAACTCCTAAAATTGATCTTGGCATTGTTGATGTGCGCGATCTGGCCAATTTGCACCTGCGTGCTATGACCGACCCGAAAGCAAAGGGCGAGCGTTTCCTAGCCTTATCGGGCGGTGTGATGTCTTTACACCAGATTGCCATGTTATTTAAAGAAAAATTAGGTGATAGAGCTAAAAATGTTTCCACGAAAGTACTGCCCGATTGGCTCGTGCGCATTGCAGCGCTGTTTAATTCGCAGGCAAAGGCTATAGTACCACAGCTTGGGAGAGTCAGAAATGCGAGTAACCAGAAGGCAAAAACAATGCTCGGATGGTCACCGCGCACCAACGAGGAAGCTGTCCTGGCCACAGCCGAGAGTTTATTCAGGCATAATAATATAAGTTCATCATGA